AGTTTTACGACATCTGATAATTTTTCTGGAGGAGGTTCAGAATTATATACATCCGGTGATAGTGTTTTTTTAATTGGTCTTAGTAATGGGCGTGTTTTTATAGAAAGTACTCAAGGAGGGACCAATAATTTCACAAGAATTTATGAGGCTACTTCTGGTAGAACTTTTGATCATGGGGTGGTGCATATTAATGAAGGTAAAGTTTATTATTACTTGATGGAAAATAAATCGGGTAATGCCCAGCCATTATATTTACAAATAATAGATCTAGATATTATAAAAGAACCGTTTAGGGTATCGCTAACTTCCCCTATGGATGGTACTACTTATGATGTTGGCGAGACAGTACAAATAGCTGCAGAAGCTACCGATGAAAATGGTAGTATTTCTAAAGTAGAATTTTTGGTTAATGGTACTTATTTTAGCGAAGATAATACCGCTCCTTATACGGTTGACTGGACGCCAAGCACAGACGGTACTTATACCGTACAAGCTGTGGCTTACAATGCTTCAAGTCAAACGGTGAACTCTTCTGAAATTACTGTAAATTTTAAGATTTTCGATCCAAATGATTTAACTGGAGACATATACAGATTAAAAAACTATGTTACTGGAAAATATATCCATTCCGTAGGATCTGATGTTGTCGAAAGTGATACCGGTACAAATGTAGTTCCTGGTGATAAGGAATGGGAGTTTGTAAAAGCGGGTAATTATTACAATATAGAAAGCAAAAGAACGGATAAAGGTATTTTGAGAGCAGCTGGAAATCCTGCAAATGATTTAATAAATACGGGTTTTGGTGCTCCAAGAGAAGATAGCGATAAACAGTTTTCTGTGGTTTATAACAGTGCAGACCAAACCTACCAATTTGTAACTAGAAATAACTCACATTACATTTACCATAATCCTAATGGTATCATAGAACATGTTGGGAATTCGGATGCGAGATCTAAATGGATTGTAGAATCTAATACGCTTAGTACACCAGATATAGACTCCAATGCTTTTGGAGTGAAAATTTATCCGAATCCAGCGAATAATCAATTTACCATTAGTTTGAATAATTTTGAGGGCTTGGCTTATGTAGACATATATGATATGCTTGGTAAATCTGTTTTTAAAACTAAAATGACTTCAGATAAACTAAAGATTGATAGCCAAATGAAATTTAAATCAGGTCTTTACATGATTAAAATTTCTAATGGAAATAACACTACGGTATATAAAAAGCTAGTTGTGAATTAGAAAAGTTTGTCTTCAATGGAAGAAGCTGTCTAAAAAGTTAAAACAATTGTCATTCTGTGCTTGACACTGAATCTCATTATATTGAAATTCAATAATTTTAAGGATCTGAAATAAATTCAGATTGAGGTAAAAACAACTTTTTAGGCAGCCTCTTTACCGAAATAAGTAAAAAGCGCTATGCTGTAAGTCACGGCTAAAGGAACAAAAGTGTAACCATGCTTTTTAACAATATTCAATCCATATAAAACAGTTCTATTCACAGTATCATAATATTAGTCTCATAAAAGTTCAATTTAAATTTTGATTCGTGTATAAATTTTTAGCCTATAAGCTTTGTTTCTTTTTAATGGTAAGTTTCACCTTTTTAGGTGTTTTGCTGGCTTGTACAGAAAAGTTTTTAGTTAAAGGACCAGAACATTTAACGGTTTCAGAAGGTTTTAAAAATCCTATAGGGTTTTACAATGATACGCCTTCATTCTCTTGGAAACTACCCGTTTCAGAAGCTGTGAAATTGCAATCGGCCTATCAAGTTATTGCGGCGACTTCAAAAGAATTTTTACCGAATAACCCAAATTTATGGGATTCTAAAAAACAAGAAAGTCCACAATCTACTTTTGTTAAATATCAAGGAGAACAATTAAAATCAAGACAAAACGTATTTTGGCAAGTACGCTATTGGAATCAAGATGGAAAAGTTTCAGAATGGAGTGCGATTAATTCTTTTGAATTAGGCTTGTTAAAAAATGCCGATTGGAAAGCGAAATGGATAGGATTAAACACGGCAAAAGATAGCATAAAAGGTGTTCGGAATTTTTTAATGCACAAGCCTCAATATTTAAGAAAGGGTTTTGAGTTATCTTCGGATGTCACTTCTGCTAGACTATACATTACGGCAAAAGGTGTTTTTGATGTGCACTTAAATGGGAAAGATGTGAGTGATGACGTCATGACGCCTGGTTGGACACCATACAATCATCGCATAGAAACACTTACTTACGATGTTACTAGCCTGTTACAAACTGGTGTAAACGCCCTAGCTGTTGAGCTAGCATCTGGGTGGCATTCAGGAAGAATTAGTAGAGGTAGAGCGTTGTATGAAAATTTTGCATCACCTAAAATTCTATGTCAATTAGAAGTTGTCATGAAAGATGGTTCAAAACATACCATTATTTCCGACGAATCTTGGAAAGGTACTACAAATGGCCCCATACGTTTAGCGGGGATTTACGATGGCGAAATTTACGATGCCAATTTCGAAATACCAGATTGGAACACTGCTACTTTTGATGACCGTAGTTGGGAATTGGTTGAAGTTGAGACTATTTCTAGGGATGTTAAATTAGCACCAAAAAGACATCATACCGTTAAGAATCAACAGGTTTTAAAAGATGCAGAAATTGTTTCGGTTGATGAAAATTCGGCAGTTTTTAATCTAAAACAAAATATGGTAGGCGTACCAAAAGTAAAAGTACCGATGAAAAAAGGTGATACTTTAAAAATCCGTTTTTCGGAAATGTTGCTAAAAGACCATACTTTTTATACTAAAAACTATCGTTCTGCAAAGTCAACCGATTATTATATAGCTGCTAAAGATGGTGTTGTAGAGTATGTTGCGAAATTTACATTTCACGGATTTCAATTTGTAGAACTAAGTGGTTATGATAAAAATGCGAAACCAGAATCTTCTTGGGTACAAGGTATAGTACAACATTCAGATTTTGAGAAAAACGGAACCTTTACATCCTCTCATGACAAACTAAATCAGCTGCAAAGTAATATTACTTGGGGTTTACGTGATAATTTTTTCGATATTCCAACCGATTGTCCGCAACGAGATGAGCGATTGGGGTGGACAGGTGATGCTCAGGTTATTGCGCCTACATCACTATTTAACTATGATACCCATGCGTTTTGGACAGCTTGGCTGCAAAGCCTTAGAGAAAATCAGTCAGAACACGAAAGCGGATTAGTCCCTTGGATTGTGCCAGACGTCCTTCAAATTAACAGAGCAAGTCCTGGTTGGGGAGATGCTGTAGTGCTTATTCCTTGGAATATTTATAACATTACAGGTGATAAAAGGGTTTTAAAAGAAAATTTTGAAGCTGCAAAAAAATGGATTGGTTTTTATAAATCGAAAATAGAAGACAAAGAATTTATCCCCAAAATGCGTTCTTTTGGAGATTGGTTACAACCCTATCCAACCAAAACAGGAAAAGGTGGAAATAGTGGAGATACCTCGAAAGAGCTAATCATTACCGCATATTTTGCCCACTCGTCTCTTTTAGTTTCTAAAATGGCAGGAATCTTAGGACATAGTAAAGATGAAAAAGAATATTACGATTTACATAAAAACATAGCTGGAGTTTTTAGAGATACTTTTTTTGATAAAAACGGAAAAGTAAAGAATGTTAAAGAAACCCAAACCAGTTATTTATTGGCAATTTATTTTGATTTGTTAAAACCTGAAACCAAAATAAAAGCACAAAAGCACTTACTTGAAGAAATTAAAAAAGCCGATTACCATTTAGGAACAGGTTTTATTGGGACGCCCATTTTACCGAAAGTCTTGGATGATATGGGAGAGATAGATTTGATGTATAAAATCTTATTTAAAGAAACCTATCCTTCTTGGTTTTACTCTATCAATCAAGGAGCGACAACAATGTGGGAACGTTGGAACAGTTATAGCCAAGCTGAAGGGTATAATCCGCAGAGCATGAATAGCCTTAATCATTATGCTTACGGAGCCATTGGGCAATGGATGTACGAACGCATTGCTGGGATTGCTCCATTAGCTCCTGGATACAAGAAAATTAAAATAGCACCACTACCAAACGACAGATTAACATCGGCAGCAGCAAGTATTAATACCCCTTATGGGCTAGCATCAACTTCGTGGAAAAAAGATAAAGAAACTTTTATACTGGATGTTGTTATTCCGCCAAATACAACTGCAGAAATTACCGTGCCAAATGCATCTATAGAAAGTGTAACAGTAAATGGTCATATAATTAACGAAAAATCAAATATAAAACTCATAGATTCAGATCAAGGATTAATTAACATTTTAGCCGAACCAGGTACTTATAAAATTCAAACTAAACTTTAATGACATGCTAAATAAATTCACAATAAAACCTCTCTTGCAGTTATTAGTCTGTTTTATTCTACTACTTCAACTTTCTTGTGCAGATAAAACATCACTAAAGACTGTAGATAATTTAACCATTTCCGAAGGCTTTAAAAATCCGCTAGGTTTTTACGATGCTAAACCTACATTTTCGTGGGAATTACCCGTTGTGGAAGGAGTAATTAGTCAGTCGGCTTACCAGATTGTGGTAGCTAGTAGTCCAGAACTATTGCCAAGCAATCCCGATTTATGGGATTCTAATAAGCAATTTTCTTCGCAATCTGTATGGATAAACTACGAGGGTAAACCGCTTGAGTCACGTCAAAAAGTATTTTGGCAAGTAAAATATTGGAATCAGGATGATAAGGCTTCAAATTGGAGTCCGGTTCAGAATTTTGAATTAGGCTTATTAAATAACAGCGATTGGAAAGCTCAATGGATTGGGTTGCCTACCAAAGAAGAAGGCGTTTTAGGAAGTCAGGATAACATTATTCATAGACCACAATATTTAAGAAAAGGCTTCGAGTTGTCTAACGATGTGGCTACAGCCAGATTATATATTACGGCAAAAGGTGTGTTTGATGTGGCTATCAATGGAGAAGATGTGAGCGATGACGTGATGCCTCCAGGGTATACGCCTTATAAAAAGCGAATTGAAACCATCACTTATGATGTTACCGATTTAATAGTATCTGGACAAAATACTATTGGTGTTGAAGTTGCTGCAGGATGGCATTCTGGCCGTTTAGGTTGGATGAAATCCTACTGGAGCGATACCGAATCACCTAAAATATTATGTCAGCTAGAAGTAACCATGAAAGATGGTTCCAAAGCATCCATCATTTCAGATGATACTTGGAAAGCCACATTCCAAGGCCCAATACGAATCTCAGAAATTTATGATGGTGAAACCTATGATGCTCA
This genomic interval from Tamlana carrageenivorans contains the following:
- a CDS encoding BNR-4 repeat-containing protein; this translates as MWLLGFLMFSCFLHAQVVLENEINITDLGLHFDGNQVPSGTANTGDNAPYDYYFGKNISAHGDCIKTYGDYVFMTWYKGGKAERHVMLTRYNTKTGTKATIEFPHRHTGFQNQYWIGESHNTIAVGISPLNGSIHLLYDMHAYSATKPSNGSLANDYFRYSYSLANVASLPDADFTLDKFVQSSSGNYKHLRMPGAAPQSEFVALTYPKFFLNDGGELFMLMREGGNNNGMYKFIKYDASTGNWGNFIDFNALNAKNQPGITYNWGLYGEMKYLNGKLRIGFQRRSANNNDKYEYQNGVYYAYSDDQSGATGWKNYKGEPFSVPLYDADLIKVMEPGDYVQGTDKNALRIVDGFDWTVTENGDVHIISKVKDNQFNVTKYLHTYKPSGATSFTTSDNFSGGGSELYTSGDSVFLIGLSNGRVFIESTQGGTNNFTRIYEATSGRTFDHGVVHINEGKVYYYLMENKSGNAQPLYLQIIDLDIIKEPFRVSLTSPMDGTTYDVGETVQIAAEATDENGSISKVEFLVNGTYFSEDNTAPYTVDWTPSTDGTYTVQAVAYNASSQTVNSSEITVNFKIFDPNDLTGDIYRLKNYVTGKYIHSVGSDVVESDTGTNVVPGDKEWEFVKAGNYYNIESKRTDKGILRAAGNPANDLINTGFGAPREDSDKQFSVVYNSADQTYQFVTRNNSHYIYHNPNGIIEHVGNSDARSKWIVESNTLSTPDIDSNAFGVKIYPNPANNQFTISLNNFEGLAYVDIYDMLGKSVFKTKMTSDKLKIDSQMKFKSGLYMIKISNGNNTTVYKKLVVN
- a CDS encoding family 78 glycoside hydrolase catalytic domain — protein: MYKFLAYKLCFFLMVSFTFLGVLLACTEKFLVKGPEHLTVSEGFKNPIGFYNDTPSFSWKLPVSEAVKLQSAYQVIAATSKEFLPNNPNLWDSKKQESPQSTFVKYQGEQLKSRQNVFWQVRYWNQDGKVSEWSAINSFELGLLKNADWKAKWIGLNTAKDSIKGVRNFLMHKPQYLRKGFELSSDVTSARLYITAKGVFDVHLNGKDVSDDVMTPGWTPYNHRIETLTYDVTSLLQTGVNALAVELASGWHSGRISRGRALYENFASPKILCQLEVVMKDGSKHTIISDESWKGTTNGPIRLAGIYDGEIYDANFEIPDWNTATFDDRSWELVEVETISRDVKLAPKRHHTVKNQQVLKDAEIVSVDENSAVFNLKQNMVGVPKVKVPMKKGDTLKIRFSEMLLKDHTFYTKNYRSAKSTDYYIAAKDGVVEYVAKFTFHGFQFVELSGYDKNAKPESSWVQGIVQHSDFEKNGTFTSSHDKLNQLQSNITWGLRDNFFDIPTDCPQRDERLGWTGDAQVIAPTSLFNYDTHAFWTAWLQSLRENQSEHESGLVPWIVPDVLQINRASPGWGDAVVLIPWNIYNITGDKRVLKENFEAAKKWIGFYKSKIEDKEFIPKMRSFGDWLQPYPTKTGKGGNSGDTSKELIITAYFAHSSLLVSKMAGILGHSKDEKEYYDLHKNIAGVFRDTFFDKNGKVKNVKETQTSYLLAIYFDLLKPETKIKAQKHLLEEIKKADYHLGTGFIGTPILPKVLDDMGEIDLMYKILFKETYPSWFYSINQGATTMWERWNSYSQAEGYNPQSMNSLNHYAYGAIGQWMYERIAGIAPLAPGYKKIKIAPLPNDRLTSAAASINTPYGLASTSWKKDKETFILDVVIPPNTTAEITVPNASIESVTVNGHIINEKSNIKLIDSDQGLINILAEPGTYKIQTKL